The following nucleotide sequence is from Sphingomonas swuensis.
CGGCGAACTGGCGCTGGAGCTCGCCGGACTGGTGCTTCTTGGCGTCGGCGTGGCGCAGCTCGTCAATGCCTATAAGGCGAAGTTCCTCCAGCATCTCGAGCCGCAGGTCGCAAGCCAGCCGTGGGCGCGGTGGAGCGGCCAGGCCGGCTATGCCGCGCGCGGGCTGGTGTTCCTGATCAGCGGCACCTTCCTCGTCGCCGCCGGCTTCAAGGAACGCGCGAGCGAGGCGGGCGGAATGGCCGAGGCGCTGGCCTGGCTGACTTCGCCGTGGGACGTGCTGGTCGCCATCGGGCTGCTCCTGTTCGGGGTCTACAGCCTGATCGAGGCACGCTATCGGGTGCTCCAGGACGTGCCCGTCGACGGCATGGCCGCAAAGGCTCGCTCCAAGCTTCCGATCTGAGCTAAATGCCGGAAATAAGCGGAAAAGCTTGCCTCGACGACGCCGTGAACATATAACGAACGAATGGCGCAGCTCGACACTCGCGAGAAGCTTGGGATCCTCGCGGACGCGGCGAAATATGATGCGAGTTGCGCGTCGTCGGGCACCTCCAAGCGCAACAGCGTCGGCGGAAAGGGCATCGGCTCGACCGAAGGCATGGGGATCTGCCACGCCTATGCGCCCGACGGTCGCTGCATCAGCCTGCTCAAGATCCTGCTGACCAACAGCTGCATCTTCGATTGCCATTATTGCATCAACCGCAAGAGCTCGAACGTGCGGCGGGCGCGGTTCACGGCGCAGGAAGTGGTGAACCTCACCCTCGCCTTCTACAAGCGCAACTATATCGAGGGACTGTTCCTCTCCTCGGGGATCATCGCTTCGTCCAACTACACGATGGAGCAATTGGTCGAGGTCGCGCGCAGCCTTCGCGAGGACCATGACTTCCGTGGCTACATCCACCTCAAGACCATCCCCGATGCCGATCCCGAGCTGGTGCAGAAGGCCGGGCTCTACGCGGACCGCGTGTCGATCAACGTCGAGCTTCCGACCGCGCCCGGGCTGAAGCGGCTCGCCCCCGAGAAGAGCGTCGGCCAGATCGAGGGCGCGATGGCCGGCATGAAGGGCGCGATCGAGGACGGGCGCGACGCCAAGAAGAAGTACAAGTCGGCGCCGAGCTTCGCGCCGGCCGGGCAGTCGACCCAGATGATCGTCGGGGCGGACGCGGCGACCGACAGCGACATCGTCGCCAAGGCGAGCACGCTCTACGACCGCTTCAGCCTTCGCCGGGTCTATTATTCGGCCTTCTCGCCGATCCCCGATGCGAGTGCGGTGCTGCCCTTGCAACGTCCGCCCCTGATGCGGGAGCACCGCCTCTACCAGTCCGACTGGCTGATGCGCTTCTATGGGTTCAAGCCCGATGAGGTGGTGAGCGCGGCGGGCGATGACGGAATGCTGCCGCTCGACATCGACCCCAAGCTCGCCTGGGCACTCAAGTTTCGCGAATACTTCCCGGTCGACGTCAACAAGGCGACGAAGGAGCAGTTGCTGCGGGTGCCAGGGCTCGGGACCAAGGCCGTGTCGCGAATCCTGAGCTCGCGTCGCTTCCGCACGTTCACCCTCGACGACGTGGCTCGGCTGACGGTGAGCGTCGCCAAGATCCGGCCTTTCATCGTGACCAGCGACTGGCGCCCGACGCTGCTGACCGACAAGGCCGACCTCAAGCGCTGGATCAAGCCCGAGAAGAGCCAGATGGAGCTGTTCGCCGCATGAGCGACGCCAACGGGCGGTGCGGCAATCCCGCCGACCTGTTCGACCGGCGCCACGGAGTGAGCGGCAGTGCGGGCGTGCTGCTGCCCGACGGGCCGCAGATCGACCCGCTCAAGATCACCCTCGACCAGCCCGACGATTTCGACGGCTGGCGCGAGGCGGCGCGCGAGCTGGTCATGGCCGGCGTGCCGCCCATGGGCGTGGTTTGGCAGGTCGCTGGCGAGGACGGCGAGCTGTTCGGAAGCGAGGGCGCGGCGCCGCCTTCTTCGGGCCAGCCGATGTTCTCGGTGCCCAAGCCGTTCATCGACATGGCCAAGGCGGCGATCTGCCATTCGGAGCCGCAGCGCTTTGCCCTGCTCTACACCCTGCTGTGGAAATTGAAGGCCAATCGCCGGGCGCTTGAGGATCGCGCCGACCCTCTTGTCGACCGGCTCGAGAAGCTCGCCAAGGAAGTGCGGCGTGACGCGCACAAGATGCACGCCTTCGTCCGCTTCCGCGAGGTGGCGGAGGATGGCACCACGCGCTTCGTCGCCTTCTTCGAGCCCGACCATCATATCGTCCGGCGCGAGGCGGGCTTCTTCGTCCGCCGCTTCGCCACCATGCGCTGGTCGATCCTCACGCCCGAGCTGTCGATCCACTGGGATCCGGCGAGCGAGATCCTGAGCGAGGGACCCGGCGCCAACCGCTCGCAGGCGCCCGACGGCGATCCGCTCGAGGACATGTGGCGGACCTATTATTCGAGCATCTTCAACCCGGCGCGCCTCAAGGTGAAGGCGATGCTCAAGGAGATGCCCAAGAAATATTGGAAGAACATGCCCGAGACGGCGCTGGTCGCGCCGCTGATCGCGGGCGCTCGGGCACGGGAGCTGGAGATGATCGAACGCGCACAGGCGGCCCCGCGACCCGGTGGCAACCTCGAAGCGGCCTGGGCCGCGCTGCGCGAGGAGGCGATGCACTGCACCCGCTGCGACCTGTTCCGCTGCGGCACCCAGACGGTGTTCGGCGAGGGCCCGCTCGACCCGCGCATCTTCTTCGTTGGAGAGCAGCCGGGCGATCAGGAGGATCTCGCCGGACGGCCGTTCGTGGGCCCGGCCGGGCAATTGTTCGACGCGGCACTGGAGAAGGCGGGGATCGACCGCTCGACCACCTACGTCACCAATGCGGTCAAGCATTTCAAGTTCGTGCTGCGCGGCAAGAAGCGCATCCATGCGCGCCCCGACACCGCCGAGATCGACGCCTGCAAATGGTGGCAGGAGCAGGAGCGCGCGCTGATCCGGCCGCCGCTGACCGTCGCGCTCGGAGCCACCGCTGCCCGCTCGCTGACCGGCAAGACGGTGACCATCAGCAAGGTGCGCGACGCACCCCTGCTGCTGGCCGATGGCAGCGAATGCTGGGTGACGGTGCACCCGAGCTTCCTGCTCCGCATTCCCGAAGAGGATCGCCGGCAGGAGGAGCGCGCACGCTTCGTCGAGGATCTGCAACGGATCCGGGCGCGGAGCGAGGAACTGGCGGGCTAGCCGCCGCTCCTCCGCGGGGGAGGAGCGATCAGAACTCCGCCTTGAGGCTCAGCCGCGCTGTGCGCGGAGCGCCGGGAGCGATGTTGTTGTCGTTGTGCGCGGTCGGGAAATAGTCGCGGTTGGTGAGGTTCTCGACGTTGAGCTGCGCCTCAATGCCGGGGGCGAGCTTGTAGAAAAGCGCGCCGTCGATGCGGGCGTAGCCGGGTAGCACGGTCGCGGTGCTAACCGCGCCGGTGCCGCCGAGCGAAGCGGTGCTCTTCGAGCGGGCGAGCAGGCCGAGGCCGGCGGCGAGCGGCTTGCTGAACTGATACTTGGACCAGAGCGAGAAGCTGTGTCGCGGCACCAGGGGAACCTTGCGCCCGGCGGGCGCCGAGGCGGTGGTGCGGAGGATCTCGCTGTCCTGCAGCGCATAGCCGGCCGAGACCTGGAGGCGCGAGGCGATGCTCCGCTCGAGGCCGAGCTCGAGCCCGCGGGTGCGGGTCGCGCCGGTCAGCAGCGGCGGAAGCCCGACGACAGGGTTGGGCGACTGGGTATTGCTGCGGTCGAGCTGGTAGAGCGCGGCGGTGGCGAGGAGGCCATCGAGCAGCTCCCACTTGGCGCCGACCTCCATATTGTCGAACCGCTCGGGCTTCAGCGCCTCGCTTGTCTGCGTCAGGCCCGAGAACTGGTCACCCGACTGCGGCAGGAACGAGCGCGAGAAGCTGGTGTAGAGCGACAGGTCGCGGCGCGGCTTGAGGACGAGCCCGACCCGCGGGGAGACCAGGCGGTCGGTGCGGCCAAAGGTCGGAACGGTGGTCCTCTCGTCGGTGACGCGCAGCTTGAAGCGATCGTAGCGCAGGCCGGCGACCAGCTCGATCCAGTCGGCAGGACGAAGCTGGGTCTGGACATAGCCGGCGGCGACGGTGGCACGGGTCCGGTTGTCGGCGTCGGTGGCCGAGCGGAAGAAGTCGATCCGGCGCTCGACCGTCGTGTCGGCCAGGCTGACCCGGCCGAGGCTTGCGTCGACCGCGCCGAGGTCATTGAGGAAGCGCCCGCTCAGCCGCTGGTTACGGCTCTTCTGGCGGCCGAGCTCGACCCCGACGAGCCAAGTCTGGTCGATCCCTGCGATGCGGCCGTCCCACACGAGGTCGGTCTGGCTGATGAGGTTCCGGCGATCGTTGCGGCTGTTGTAGGCGCCGATCGCGACCGTTCCGCTATTCGCGTTCGAGCTCGGGAAGACGTTGACATAGTACTTGTCGTAGTCGGCCAACTGGGTGCGGTGGCGGAGCAGCAGCGCTTCGCCGAACTTCTGCTCGACCGCGAGCGTGGCGATCTGGACGTCGGCGTCGGAGACGCTGTTCGACGGATCGCCGAAGAAGTCGCGGTCGTAGCCCTTGATCGGGCGCCCGTTCAGCGAGGGCACGCCGCGGTCGGTGGTCCGGCGGTCGTGGAAATATTCGTAGGACAGGTCGACCCGTGTGTCGGCGCCGGGCTGCCAGCCGATCGTCGGGTTGATGCCGTAGCGCTTGAGGTCGACGTCGCGGCGGAAGCTGTCGCCCTTCTCGTAGACACCGTTGACCCGGAGCCCGAGCGCGCCGGTGAGGCGCAGGCTGTCGTCGGCGGTGAGGCGCGTACCGCCCTCGCTGTCATGGCTGAGGATGAATTGCTGGCTGTCCTTGACGCCGGCGCGCTTGGTGACGCGGTTGATGATCCCGCCGCCGCCCCCACGGCCGAAGATCATCGCATTGGGGCCCTTGAGCACCTCGACACGGTCGAGATTGTAGAAGTCGCGGAAATATTGCGCGTCGTCGCGGATCCCGTCGACGAAGAAGTCGGCGGTGGTGTTGTTGCCGCGCAGAGTCAGCTGGTCGCGATTGGCCTCGCCGGTGCCCGGGGTCGCGCCGGGGACGAACAGCAGGAGGTCGGCGACCGAGCGCAGCGACTGGTCCTCGATCTGCGCTTCCGACACGACCGAGATCGCCTGCGGAATGTCGCGCACCAGCGTGTTGGTCCTGGTACCGGTGACGGTCGATTTCACCCCATATTCGTCGCGCTTGCCGGTGACGGTGACCACTTGCGCGGCCTGCTCCTCGGCGGTGGTCGCGGTGCCGATTGCGACGACTTCCGCGGCGAGGACCGAGGAAGCGGGCACAACGAGGAGGGTGGCGCCAGCAAGGGCGCGAGCAACGGTACGCAAGGCAGAAAGCCCCTTCGAGTCAGGATCGTTTCGGTCCGATCCTGCTAAAGCTAATGCGAGTTATTCGCAAGAAGAGGTCGCTGACTGATGGAAAGGTTCATCAGCCAGCCTTGTTCAATCGAATGAATCGATGATCTACTCGGCTGCGAGCAGCTCCTCGGCGCCGCCGAGGTCGACCGAGACGATCCGGCTGACGCCCTTTTCGACCATCGTCACACCATAGAGGCGATGCATCCGGCTCATGGTCACCGCATTGTGGGTGACGATGAGGTAGCGGGTGTCGGTTTCGGCGGTCATCCGCACAAGGAGGTCGCAGAAGCGCTCCACGTTGGCGTCGTCGAGCGGGGCGTCGACTTCGTCGAGCACGCAGATCGGCGAAGGCTTGGTCAGGAACAGCGCGAAGATGAGCGCGACCGCGGTCAGCGCCTGCTCGCCGCCCGAGAGGAGCGACAGGGCGCTGAGCCGCTTACCGGGCGGCTGCGCCATGATCTCGAGACCCGCCTCGAGCGGATCGTCGCTGTCGATCAGCGCGAGGTGCGCCTGGCCGCCGTCGAACAGGGTGGTGAAAAGGCTCCGGAAGTGGCGGTCGACCTGCTCGAAGGCGTCGAGCAGGCGGAGCCGGCCCTCGCGATTGAGGCTTCCGATCGAGCCGCGCAGGCGATGAATCGCCTGGGTCAGCTCATCGCGCTCGGCGGCGCCCTGGGTGCGGGCCTCATCGAGCTCGGCGAGCTCCTGCTCGGCGACGAGGTTGACCGGCCCGATCCGCTCGCGCTCGGCGGTCAGGCGTTCGAGCGACTGGCTTTCCTCGACCGAGTCGGCGAGGTCGTCGGGCGCGAAGCCTAGCTTTCCGGGAAGCAGCGGCGGGGGGCATTCGAACTTCTCGCCGCAGACCCGGCCATATTCGATCCGCCGCAGGGCCTGCGCCTCGGCCCGGGTTGCCGCGGCGGCGCGCCGCTCACGAGCCAGAGCCATCGCCTCGTTGGCCTGGGCGAGCGCCTTGCCGACGTCGGCGAGCGCGGCCTCGGCCTCGCGCTCGGCGGCAAGCGCCGCGCCGATCGCCGCGCTCGAACCCTGCAGCTCCTGCTCGTGGGCGGCGACCTGTGCGGCGAGCCGCTCGGGTTCGCCCGCGAGCGCCGTGGCCTCGCTTGCCAGCTCCTCGGCGCGGCGCTCAGCGCCGGCGATCCGCTGCATCGCCGTGCGGGAGCGCTCGTCCCACGCCGACTGCTCGCGGGCAGCGGCAAGCTGGCGGTCACGATCGCTGGCAGCGGAGCGCGCGGCAGTTGCGAGTTCGGCGCGGTGATCGGCGACCGAGCGACCGCGCTCGGCGGCAATCGCGCGGGCGTCGGCGAGTTCGCCGGCAAGCGCGTCCTGCGCGGGCAGCGCGGCAAGCACCGCCTCGGCCTGCGCGACCGAGTTCGCCGAGGCGTCGAGCACGGGGGCGAGCTCCTCGCGGCGCTGGCGAAGTGAAGCACGCTGTTCCTCGTGCCGCTCGAGCGCGGCGGCGGCGGCGTCCTCGTCGCGGCGGGCCTGGCGAGCGGTGTTTTCCGCGGCGAGCAGCTCGGCCCGGGCCCGGTCGGCGGCCGTGGCGACGGCGGTCACCCTGGCAAGCGCCTCCTCGCGCTCGCGGGTGGCCGCATCGAATCGCCCACGAAGTTCAGGGAGCCTGTCGTCGAGCGCGGCGAGGCGATTGGCGCGCTCGAGCCGCTCGGCCGCGGCGGCGCCGCTTCCGCTGCTGACGAATCCGTCCCAGCGGCGAAGCCGGCCGTCGCGGGTCACCAGCCGCTGCCCCGCGGCGAGCGGCTGTCCGTCGTCGGCGTCGGCGACCCCGACCTGGGCGAGGCGGCGGGCAAGCTCGGGTGGCGCGGTGACCAGGGTTGCGAGGGGGACAAGACCGTCGGCCAGCGGGGGATCGTAGGGCGAGGGCTCGACCCCCGCCCAGCCGCGCTCGCCCGCGCTTCCGACCGGGGCGCCGAGATCGTCGCCGAGCGCGGCGGCCAAGGCCTTCTCGTAGCCCGACGCGACCGTGATGCTGGCAAGGACGCCCGAGCCCTTGCCTTGGCTGAGCGCACGGCGAAGCGCCTCGGCCTCGCTGGTCGCAGCGGCATGGGCGGCGCGGGCTTCGGCGAGCGCGGCCTCGGCAAGGTTGCGTGCCTCGGCGGCCTTCCCGCGCTCCTGCTCGGCGGCGGCGATCGCCTGCTCGGCGCTGGCCGCCTTGGCGGAAGCCTCGGCCGCGCGCGCCGCGGCCTGGTCACGGCGGGCGGAGTGGTCGGCACCGTCGCCGAGGCGGCCCAGCTGGTCCTCGAGCCGGCGAGCCTCGTCGGCGAGCCGTGCCGCATGGCTGCGCGCCGCATTGAGCGCGGCGAGCGCGACCTGCCGCTCGGCGCGGAGTGCGGCTTCGCGGGTCAGGAGACCGGCGAGCGCCGCCTCGGCCGCCCGAGCCTGTTCCTCGGCGCCGCGCAACTGGTCGGTCAGTCGCGCCTGGTGATCGGTAGAGTCGGCAAGTCGCGCCGCGATGGCCTCTTGTTCGGCAGCGAGGGCGGCCATCGCCTGGGTCGCGTCGGCGGACAGCGCCTGCTCGCGCGTGCGCTCGGCGTCGAGCTGCCCGGCGCTGCGCTCGAGCTCGACCAGACGGTGGCGGGCGGTGTCGAGCGCGGCGCGGGTGGTGGCGAGCTTGTGGGCGAGCTCCTGCCCTTCCTCGCGGGCGCGGGTCGCCGCCTGCCGCCGCTCCGCGACCAGCCCGGCGGCGACCTGCTGCGCGGCCTGGGCGCGCCCGAGTCCGGCGGTCAGCGCCTCCACTTCGCGAGCGGCGCGATCGGCTTCGACCCCGGCCTCGCGGGCGGCGGCATCGGCCTCGGCCCAGCGGCGGTAGATCAGCCGGCCCTCGCTCAACCGGATCCGGTCGGTCAGCGCCCGATAGCGCTCCGCGGCGCGGGCCTGGCGACGGAGCGCGGCGGCGCGGATTTCCTGGTCGCCGAGCAATTCGTCGAGCCGCTGGAGGTTGGTCTCGGTCGCGCGGAGCTTCTGCTCGGCATCCTTGCGGCGGACGTGGAGGCCGGCAATCCCGGCCGCTTCCTCGAGCATCGCCCTTCGCTCTGCGGGCTTGGCCGAGATGAGCGCGCCGATCCGGTTCTGGCTGACCAGAGCGGGAGAGTGGGCGCCGGTCGCCGCGTCGGCGAACAGCAGGGCGACGTCCTTCTGGCGAACGTCGCGGCCGTCGATCCGGTAGGCAGAACCGGCGCCGCGCTCGATCCGGCGGGTGACCTCGCTCTCGCCGTCAGCCGAGCTTTCGACCAAGAGCGAGACCTCGGCGAAATCGCGCGGCGGGCGCTGCGCGGTGCCGGCGAAGATCACGTCCTCCATCCCGCCGCCGCGAAGCGACTTGGGACTGCCCTCGCCCATCACCCAGCGGAGCGCCTCGAGCAGGTTCGACTTGCCGCAGCCATTGGGCCCAACGACGCCCGTCAGCCCCGGCTCGATCCGAAGATCGGCCGGTTCGACGAAGCTCTTGAAGCCGGTCAGCTTGAGGCGGCGAAACCGCACCGTCTGGTCACTCCCCCCGGGTGTGGACGGCGCCCTGGGGATCAGAGCGCCTTCTTGATGCCGGCTTCGAGCTGCTGCCAGGTCGGCGTTCCCACCTTGATGTCGACCACGTCGCCGTTGACAAGGAAGGTCGGAGTGCCGGGAATGTCATATTGCGTGCTGGCATCGCTCAGCATCTGCACCAGCCGGTCGATCTCGGCCTGGTTGGCGAGGCACTGGCTGGTCTTGCCGGACGGCAGGCCCCGCTGAGCGGCCCATTCCTGAAGCCCGCTGAGCTGCGCCATCTGCTGGAACTGCTGCCCGGGCGGGAGAGTCTGGAGCGCCTGCAGGCGATCCTGCGGCGCCGACTGGAGCTTCTCGAAGACGGTCTTCTGGTCGGCGAAAAGCGCGTTCGTCAGCGTGAAGAACTGCGGGGTGGCGCCGGCGCAGCGGGTGATCAGCGACGCCGTCATGTCGAGCGGGTCACGCACATAGTTGCGGAATTCGAAGCTGACATTGCCGTTCTTCACATATTGCTCGACGAGGCTGGGCTCACCCTCGCGCGAGAAGTCGGCGCAGTGCGAGCAGGTCATCGAGGCGAACTCGACCACCTTCACCTTGGCCTGCGGATTGCCCATCAGCATCCCGCCCTCGGTGGTCTGGGTGACGAGCTTGGTCCAGTCGCCGTTGGGTGCCTGCACCGGCGCGGCGGCGGGATTGTCGTTCTGGGCAGTCGGCTCCTGCTTGCAGGCCGAAGCACCGAGCGCGAGCGCGCTGACAGCCAATCCCAACATCAACTTGTTCATAGGTCCTGGTCACTCCGTTTGGGCGATGGTTTGAGCTTGAATGGGGCGGCGACGATCCGCGGCGGCCCGGCATTGGCGGCGATCGCGCCGGCCATGTTCTCGAGCACGGTCCGCAGTTCGGGATCGGCAATCTCGCGCAGGCCGTCGCCGAGCTCGCGCGGGACTGGCGCGGGCTGCGGGCGTGGTGGTCGCGGCGCGGGCCGGAGCGCGGCGCCGTGGCGGAAGACGACCTTCTCGACCGCGGCATAGCCGAAGAAGCGATTGACCCGCTCGATGATCATCGGCCCGAGATGCTGGAGCAAAGGCGCGTGGGCTCCCTCGACCGCGAGGGTCAGGGTCCCGCCGCCCTTCTTGCCGGCCGGAAAGCGGATCGATTCGGGGGTGGAGACCCTGGCGTAACGCTCGCCGACGATCTCCTGCCAGCGCGAGACCACTGCGCCCTGGATGAAGCCGAAGCGCTTGAAGGCGAGCCCGCCGATGTCGAGCGCCAGTTCGCCCGCCGCGCGGGCGCGGTTCTGGCGGGGCGCGTCGGCTGGTTCGGGCTTTTTCTTCGACATGTTCGCCTGCCATGCCATAGGCGGCGCATGGACGCCACCGCAGCCGCGCTGCTGCTCGACCATTATGATTCCGCTCGCCGCGACCTTCCCTGGCGGAGCGATTCGCCGGACCCCTACAGGGTGTGGCTGAGCGAAGTCATGCTCCAGCAGACCACCGTCGCCACCGTCACTCCGCGCTTCCTTCGCTTCGTCGAACGGTGGCCGACGGTCGAGGCGCTGGCGGCGGCGAGCGACGAGGAGATCCTCGGCGAGTGGGCCGGGCTCGGCTATTATGCACGGGCGCGCAATCTCATCGCCTGTGCCCGCAAGGTCGCCGCAGACGGCGGCTTTCCCGTCACGGAGGCTGGTCTCCGCGCACTTCCGGGGCTTGGCGCCTACACCGCGGCGGCGGTCGCGGCGATCGCCTTCGGCCAGCCGGCGGTACCGATCGACACCAATGTCGAGCGGGTGATCGCCCGCTTCTACGGCCTCACGGAGCGGAGCGCAGTGCCGGCGGCGGCCAGGGCCTTCTTCCCGGGGGCACGCAACGGCGACGTGGCGCAGGCGCTGATGGATCTCGGCGCGACCCTCTGTCGGCCAAGGGCGCCCGCCTGCCCCGCGTGCCCGCTTTGGAAGCACTGCCAAGCCGCGGCGAGCGGCACCCCCGAGGCCTTTCCCGCGCCCAAGGTTCGCAAGGCCCGCCCGCACCGCTTCGGAATCGCCTGGTGGGTGCGGAAGGATGATCACGTCTGGCTCGTCCGCCGCGCACAGCAGGGCTTGCTCGGCGGAATGGCCGCGCTGCCCGGGCCCGAGTGGCAGGATGAGCGGCCCTCGGCCAACGCGATCGCCATCCACCGCCACGGCTTCACTCATTTCACGCTCGATCTTCTGGTCGTGCCCGCAGCCGAACCGCCCGACGGCGAGGGCTGGTGGCAACCACTGCAAGGGATCGCCGACGCCGGCCTCCCGACCCTCTATGCGCGGGCGATCAAGGCCGCGCTGACCGCCGAACGGGAGCCGCGACTTGCCGCCTGACATCTTCTTCGCCGGGCCCGGGCTCGACCGTGCCGATCAGCTGCGGGGCGCGCCCGAGCGCCTTGCGGAGCTCGCCGAAGCGACGGGCGCGAGGGAGCTCATCTGGGAGCATGGCCTTCCGGCGCTCGACCCCGACGGAGCGCTGCGCTGGGGACCGCTTCGCGACCCGGCGCTATTCCTCGGGATCGACGGCGACACGCCCTGCTTCTCGCCAGTGGGTGCCGAAGGCGGCGACCTTCGCGCGCAGTTCGGCGCGCTGGCCCACCTGACGGCGGCCGACGCGCCGGTCTTCGCCGCCGCGACCAGCCTTTCGAGCTGGCACCGGCGGCACCGCTTCTGCGCCAACTGCGGCAGTTCGAGCGAGATCGTCCGCGGCGGTTGGTCGCGGCGCTGCGGCGCCTGCCAGGCGGAGCATTTTCCGCGGGTCGATCCGGTGGTGATCATGCTTGCCGAGCATGACGGGCGAGTGCTGCTCGGCCGGCAGCCGCGCTTTCCACCGCAGCGCTATTCGGCTCTGGCGGGTTTCGTCGAGGTCGGCGAAGCGCTCGAGGATGCCGTCGCGCGGGAGCTGTTCGAGGAGGCGGGGGTGCGCGTCGACGACGTCCGCTATGTCGCGAGCCAGCCGTGGCCCTTTCCTTCGTCGCTGATGATCGCCTGCACCGCGAAGGCGCGAGACGACGCGCTGACGATCGACACGACCGAGCTCGAGGATGCGCGCTGGTTTACCCGCGCCGAGGTCGCCGCGGCGATGGCGGGCGAGATCGACCCGGCCTTCGTCGCGCCGCCTCCTTTTGCCATCGCGCACAGCCTGCTTGCCCACTGGTTGGCCGCTTGAAGAACTCAAGGGGCCCGCTTAAAGAGCGCGGGCATTTTCTCATCCATCGGACGCGCTAGAACCATCATGCAGGACAATAACAACACGGTCGCCGGCTGGGTGCTGTTCGCCGGAATCGTCGCGCTGGGCAGCAGCCTGGTCGCCGGCACCTACTTCCACGGCGAGCGTCCGGAGAAGATGGGCTATCCGATCGAGGGCGTGGTCGAGGAAGGCGGCAGCGGCGAGGCCGAGCAGCCGATCGAATTCTATCTCGCCAGCGCCGACGCGGCCAAGGGCGCGGACGTGTTCAAGAAGTGCCAGGCCTGCCACAATGCCGAGAAGGGCGGAGCGAACGCGCTAGGCCCGAACCTCTACGGCGCCTTCGGCAAGCCGCACGGCCACGTCCCGGGCTTCGCTTATTCGGATGCCCTGAAGGGAGTTCCGGGCGTGTGGGACTGGAAGAGCATGAGCGAGTGGCTCGCCAATCCGAAGAAGTATGCGCCGGGCACCAAGATGACCTTCGCGGGCCTCAGCAACCCCGAGGACCGGGCCAATGTCATGGCCTATCTCAACAGCAAGAGCGACGCGCCGATGCCGCTTCCGGCCGCGCCCGTCGCCTCGACCCCGGGCGCTGCCGGCGACAAGGCCGCCTCCGAGGCCGACGATGCCGGCGCGCAGAAGGCCGAGAACGAGCCGGTGCTGACCGAGCAGGACGCGCAGAAGGGCGGAATCGCCAACATCCGCGGCGAGGGTGCCCCCAAGGTCACCGCGCCGGGCACCACCGCGACGCCGGCGCCCAAGCAGTAGGCAGAATTCCCCGCCCAGGCGCTCAATGCGCCTGGCGGGGGCTTTCCATCAACTCGGTGAGCACTCCGCCCGTGTCCTTCGGATGAAGGAAGAAGATCGGCGTGCCGTGCGCCCCGATCCTTGTGGCTCCGAGGATGCGCACGCCGGCGCCCTCGAAATGCGCCCGCGCCTCGGCGATGTCGTGCACCTCGAAGCAGACATGATGCTGTCCGCCCTGCGGGTTCTTCTCGAGGAACTTCGCGACCGGGCTGTCGGGACCGAGCGGTTCGATCAGCTCGACCTGGCTGTTGGGCGCATCGACGAAGCACACCCGCACGCCTTGGGCAGGAAGGTCGAACGGCGGCGAGCTGGGCTCGACACCGTAGAGGGTACGGTACATGTCGAGACTACGCTCGATCGACGGGGTGGCGACCCCGACATGGTTCAGGCGTCCGAGTTTCATCGAGATCCTACTTCAGCGCTGCAATGGTCGATACGATCAGGGCGGCAAGGCTGAGCCCCAACCAGACGAACTTGAGTGCGATCAGCAGCTGCGCCTTGCCCGGCTCAAGCTCCCGGTCCGCGACGAACGCCGATTCCTGAACCGTCTGGGCTGACAAGGCATTGACCACGCCGCGGGCGAAGGCGACCGACGACAGAAGGAAGATCAGTGGCGGCAACCACTTGTCGAGTTCAAAGTGGGATGTTGTCATGCTTCTTCCACGGGTTCTCGAGGCTCTTGTCCTTGAGCTTCCGCAAGCCAAGCGCGACCTTCCGGCGGGTTTCGCGGGGCTGGATGACGTCGTCGATGAAGCCCATGCTCGCCGCCACGAACGGGTTGGCGAAGCGCGCCTCATATTCCTGCGTGCGC
It contains:
- the nudC gene encoding NAD(+) diphosphatase → MPPDIFFAGPGLDRADQLRGAPERLAELAEATGARELIWEHGLPALDPDGALRWGPLRDPALFLGIDGDTPCFSPVGAEGGDLRAQFGALAHLTAADAPVFAAATSLSSWHRRHRFCANCGSSSEIVRGGWSRRCGACQAEHFPRVDPVVIMLAEHDGRVLLGRQPRFPPQRYSALAGFVEVGEALEDAVARELFEEAGVRVDDVRYVASQPWPFPSSLMIACTAKARDDALTIDTTELEDARWFTRAEVAAAMAGEIDPAFVAPPPFAIAHSLLAHWLAA
- a CDS encoding cytochrome c family protein, with translation MQDNNNTVAGWVLFAGIVALGSSLVAGTYFHGERPEKMGYPIEGVVEEGGSGEAEQPIEFYLASADAAKGADVFKKCQACHNAEKGGANALGPNLYGAFGKPHGHVPGFAYSDALKGVPGVWDWKSMSEWLANPKKYAPGTKMTFAGLSNPEDRANVMAYLNSKSDAPMPLPAAPVASTPGAAGDKAASEADDAGAQKAENEPVLTEQDAQKGGIANIRGEGAPKVTAPGTTATPAPKQ
- the mce gene encoding methylmalonyl-CoA epimerase is translated as MKLGRLNHVGVATPSIERSLDMYRTLYGVEPSSPPFDLPAQGVRVCFVDAPNSQVELIEPLGPDSPVAKFLEKNPQGGQHHVCFEVHDIAEARAHFEGAGVRILGATRIGAHGTPIFFLHPKDTGGVLTELMESPRQAH